In Mucilaginibacter celer, one DNA window encodes the following:
- a CDS encoding cobalamin-binding protein: MSAQKIVSLLPAATEIICALGLEENLVGRSHECDFPESVRQLPVCTEANFTDGMSSIDIDIKVKGILADALSVYTVKREQIKALKPDVVITQAQCEVCAVSLKDVEEALESYLDKQARIISLQPNSLDDIFKDIATVAAAFNVPQAGAGLLESLQERVDIIKHKLKFIESKPTVACIEWLNPLMISGNWVPGLVNIAGGTALLAQDGKHSPYVQWEDIRLQDPEIIVVMPCGFSIERTMKEINLLLELPGFTELKAIKNDRLYIADGNQYFNRPGPRIVDSIEILAEIIRPKQFIFGYEGDGWIKFSL; this comes from the coding sequence ATGTCAGCTCAAAAAATAGTTTCATTACTGCCAGCCGCTACCGAGATAATTTGTGCCTTAGGATTGGAAGAGAACCTGGTGGGGAGATCTCACGAATGTGATTTTCCTGAATCGGTGAGGCAGTTGCCGGTATGCACCGAAGCTAATTTTACCGATGGAATGAGCAGCATAGATATCGATATCAAGGTAAAAGGGATTCTGGCCGATGCGCTTTCGGTTTATACCGTGAAGCGTGAACAGATTAAAGCGCTTAAGCCCGATGTAGTAATAACACAGGCCCAATGCGAGGTTTGCGCCGTATCATTAAAAGATGTGGAAGAGGCGCTGGAAAGCTATTTAGACAAACAGGCCAGGATCATTTCCCTGCAACCAAACAGCCTCGACGATATTTTTAAGGATATAGCCACAGTTGCTGCTGCTTTCAACGTGCCGCAGGCAGGTGCCGGTTTATTGGAGAGCCTGCAGGAGCGTGTTGATATCATTAAACATAAACTTAAATTTATAGAAAGCAAGCCCACCGTGGCTTGTATTGAATGGCTCAATCCTTTGATGATATCGGGCAACTGGGTGCCCGGCCTGGTTAATATTGCCGGTGGAACTGCATTGCTGGCGCAGGATGGTAAACATTCGCCATACGTGCAATGGGAGGACATAAGGTTACAGGATCCGGAAATTATAGTGGTAATGCCCTGCGGTTTCAGTATTGAGCGTACCATGAAAGAAATTAATCTGTTGCTTGAACTGCCCGGTTTTACCGAACTAAAAGCCATTAAAAACGACAGGTTGTATATTGCCGATGGTAACCAGTACTTTAACCGCCCCGGCCCGCGGATAGTGGACTCGATTGAAATTTTGGCCGAGATTATCCGCCCTAAACAGTTCATATTTGGGTATGAGGGTGACGGTTGGATTAAGTTTTCTTTATAA
- a CDS encoding bifunctional riboflavin kinase/FAD synthetase, which translates to MRVYNNINDFKAVNNAVVTIGTFDGVHVGHQKIIAGIKELADSISGETVILTFFPHPRMILHPEDESIKLITTIDEKAELMERLGVDHLIITPFSRDFSNQSAEGYIRDVLVNKIGTKKIVIGYDHRFGKDRLGGLDDLQRLGPVYGFDVVEIPEQDINEVAISSTRIRTALLNGDISLANTCLGYPFFITGKVVRGDQIGRQIGYPTANIVVEEKYKLIPSDGIFAVTVTVAGKKYKGMAYIGSRPTVNGLTRNIEVNIFDFNEEIYNQTIRMEFHHYIRGDVKFASLDELKVQLAQDKVDVLNLDF; encoded by the coding sequence ATGAGGGTTTACAATAATATAAACGATTTTAAGGCGGTAAACAATGCGGTAGTAACCATCGGTACATTTGATGGCGTGCATGTTGGTCACCAAAAAATAATAGCAGGTATTAAGGAATTGGCCGATAGCATAAGCGGCGAAACGGTGATCCTTACCTTTTTTCCACACCCCCGCATGATACTGCATCCCGAAGACGAAAGCATTAAGCTGATCACCACCATTGATGAGAAAGCCGAATTAATGGAACGCCTCGGGGTTGACCACCTGATTATTACCCCCTTTTCGCGCGATTTTTCCAACCAAAGCGCCGAGGGATATATCCGCGACGTGCTGGTAAATAAAATAGGCACCAAAAAAATAGTGATTGGCTATGACCACCGCTTTGGTAAAGACCGCCTGGGTGGCCTGGACGATTTGCAGCGCCTCGGTCCGGTTTATGGTTTTGATGTGGTGGAGATTCCGGAACAGGATATTAATGAGGTGGCCATTAGCTCAACCCGCATCCGTACAGCCTTACTCAATGGCGACATCAGCCTGGCAAACACCTGCCTGGGTTACCCGTTTTTTATTACCGGCAAGGTGGTGCGCGGCGACCAGATTGGCAGGCAAATAGGATACCCTACCGCCAACATCGTAGTTGAAGAAAAATACAAGCTCATCCCATCCGATGGGATATTTGCGGTAACGGTTACAGTTGCGGGCAAAAAATATAAGGGAATGGCCTACATAGGCAGCCGCCCAACGGTTAATGGCCTCACCCGCAACATCGAGGTAAATATTTTTGATTTTAACGAGGAGATCTACAACCAAACCATCCGCATGGAATTTCATCACTACATCCGCGGTGATGTGAAATTTGCATCGCTTGATGAGTTGAAGGTGCAGTTGGCGCAGGATAAGGTGGATGTTCTTAATCTTGATTTTTAG
- a CDS encoding LysE family transporter yields the protein MIFLTFFIGLIANFIGYIPPGNINLTLVQITINRGIKEAVRFITAFSAVEFFFTYFIMHAARWLSGQLSLGTIIDWVMFVLFSVMGYITWIHRNTPPKTNYSEHASIKYGILLGFLNPMQIPFWMVTGTYLITHEWILDGRVALVIFSLGSAGGSFLCLFLYAKFAKYIKEKFALSNKLINTSIALLFFGFAAYHVVKQIYLTFFK from the coding sequence ATGATATTTTTAACGTTTTTCATCGGGCTCATAGCTAATTTCATCGGCTACATACCGCCCGGTAATATAAACCTAACTTTAGTACAGATCACCATAAACCGTGGGATAAAGGAAGCTGTGCGTTTTATCACTGCGTTTTCGGCAGTCGAATTTTTCTTTACCTACTTTATTATGCACGCGGCAAGGTGGCTTTCGGGCCAGTTAAGCCTTGGTACCATTATCGATTGGGTAATGTTTGTGTTGTTCAGTGTAATGGGATACATCACCTGGATACACCGTAACACCCCTCCAAAAACAAACTACTCCGAACATGCCAGCATTAAATACGGCATTTTATTGGGCTTTTTAAACCCAATGCAAATACCCTTCTGGATGGTGACAGGCACTTACCTCATCACACACGAATGGATTTTAGACGGGCGCGTGGCACTGGTAATTTTCAGCCTCGGATCGGCAGGCGGCTCGTTTTTATGTTTATTTCTCTATGCCAAATTTGCCAAGTATATTAAGGAGAAATTTGCTTTGAGCAACAAACTGATCAATACCAGCATAGCCTTACTATTTTTCGGATTTGCGGCATATCACGTAGTAAAACAGATTTATTTAACTTTCTTTAAATAG